One Pecten maximus chromosome 7, xPecMax1.1, whole genome shotgun sequence genomic window carries:
- the LOC117331608 gene encoding glutathione S-transferase DHAR1, mitochondrial-like, whose amino-acid sequence MQQEHLSSGTRFDLYVKAASDGRGLGDCPFCHYVQMYAKTLGIADDQFSVHYVDTANKPESFMKLNEKGTVPVLVDKQTKQTLADSADMAKHLREQFPGKDPLSGYGGPDKSFFGVVLPKLGNLLKNKDESHDSEKCKSELIAQLQIINDYLDQSSSERKGNYLAGEHVSELDCVFMPRLRHVMVAGGHYESVTIGEFSALKEYFDNAMTCHEFTSTCCVEGELIKGWARHRK is encoded by the coding sequence ATGCAGCAGGAACATTTGTCCAGCGGGACTCGCTTTGACCTATACGTGAAAGCCGCCAGTGATGGTAGGGGTCTCGGAGACTGTCCGTTTTGCCATTATGTACAGATGTATGCTAAAACATTGGGCATAGCCGATGACCAGTTCAGTGTACATTACGTTGACACTGCCAATAAGCCAGAATCGTTCATGAAACTCAACGAAAAAGGTACCGTCCCAGTTCTGGTTGATAAGCAAACAAAGCAGACGTTGGCCGATTCAGCGGACATGGCGAAACATTTACGGGAGCAATTTCCTGGCAAAGACCCACTATCGGGTTATGGTGGCCCAGACAAATCTTTTTTCGGAGTCGTTCTTCCAAAATTAGGCAACCTTTTGAAAAACAAGGATGAAAGTCATGATTCTGAAAAATGCAAGTCGGAGCTTATTGCACAACTTCAAATAATAAACGATTACTTGGATCAATCTTCTTCTGAACGAAAAGGTAATTACCTCGCCGGCGAGCACGTGAGTGAGTTAGATTGCGTCTTCATGCCCAGGTTACGACATGTTATGGTGGCGGGTGGACATTACGAAAGCGTCACTATTGGAGAGTTTTCAGCTTTGAAGGAATACTTCGATAATGCTATGACGTGTCACGAATTCACGTCCACCTGCTGTGTGGAGGGGGAGCTCATCAAGGGCTGGGCACGTCACcgtaaataa
- the LOC117330723 gene encoding plexin-B2-like, with the protein MECSWLRTTLVAFILYIECVCSMKTFYPKNTTTVLRKIAVDSTGRNLYVGGINMLYHLNADMTEEIGVVQTGPQKDSKTCLRDNVNDGKSTCDIKLYDDYIQLLQVYESGGVLITCGTLSLGKCVGRDLHNISNVNYTSDAYVFVNTEETDSTESVIATVETQSILFVGKSYVETTDYLEQTHEGVKNLIDGVQLEGDDFLRSFETNSGQRPFLIRRKKNTLSKYASFVKGVFYMNNSNSVYTLLQIKTKTTQMSVSKISKICANNTGTHNSYEDFPINCTGFPYVQGGTVIKHEQGEVLVTLFSSTEYITETTPCAVCVYTEDELLEGFRESRIRPPVCDNEMAYQVDYLEMTQGSEDLSKLFSSGKKI; encoded by the coding sequence ATGGAGTGTTCTTGGCTTCGGACAACTCTGGTGGCTTTCATTCTATATATTGAATGTGTTTGCAGCATGAAAACATTTTATCCCAAAAACACAACCACAGTGTTAAGGAAAATAGCAGTAGACAGTACAGGCAGAAACCTCTACGTTGGAGGTATAAACATGCTGTATCATCTGAATGCAGACATGACGGAGGAGATAGGAGTTGTGCAAACAGGGCCACAGAAGGACTCAAAAACATGTTTGAGAGACAACGTGAATGACGGAAAGAGCACCTGTGACATTAAGTTGTATGATGATTACATCCAGTTATTACAGGTGTATGAGTCTGGTGGTGTACTTATTACGTGTGGAACACTTTCTCTCGGTAAATGTGTGGGCAGGGATCTACACAATATTTCCAATGTAAACTATACCAGCGATGCCTATGTTTTTGTTAACACGGAGGAGACAGATTCTACTGAAAGTGTTATAGCGACGGTTGAGACACAATCGATTCTCTTTGTGGGCAAATCTTACGTTGAAACAACAGATTATCTTGAACAAACACACGAAGGAGTGAAGAATCTTATCGATGGAGTACAGCTGGAAGGAGATGATTTTTTGAGATCATTCGAGACTAACAGTGGTCAACGCCCATTTCTtatcagaagaaaaaaaaacaccttaaGCAAATATGCATCTTTTGTCAAAGGTGTCTTTTATATGAACAATTCAAACTCTGTATACACACTTCttcagataaaaacaaaaacaacgcAAATGTCTGTGTCCAAGATTTCTAAAATTTGTGCAAATAACACAGGGACACACAACAGCTATGAAGACTTTCCGATCAACTGTACTGGTTTTCCTTATGTCCAAGGTGGAACTGTCATTAAGCATGAACAGGGCGAGGTGTTAGTTACACTCTTCTCATCAACTGAGTATATCACGGAAACAACTCCATGTGCTGTATGTGTCTATACAGAAGATGAACTACTCGAGGGTTTCAGAGAGTCACGCATTCGTCCTCCAGTCTGTGACAATGAAATGGCTTATCAAGTAGATTATCTTGAAATGACGCAGGGATCGGAAGACTTGTCCAAACTGTTCAGTTCAGGTAAAAAAATATAG